In a single window of the Arthrobacter sp. StoSoilA2 genome:
- a CDS encoding LacI family DNA-binding transcriptional regulator, with protein MTNKSIGIKDVAVAAGVSVTTVSHVLNDVAYARISVETREKVKATAERLGYGPNRLAQALRTQRTGMLGLVSEEIATTPHAGRIILGADEAARARGYNLMIINTSGAASDESRQADVEALLERRVDGILYATMYHREVTLPENLSSIPAVLVDSESLAGSVASVVPDEEGGARVAVQSLLDAGHRRIGFLNNTDDVPATRDRLRGFRNALDEAGLDGAAAPVESELSEVLGGYVAALRMFKRKDRPTGLFCYNDRMAMGAYRAAAELGISIPNELSVVGFDDQELIAANLYPGLTTVALPHYEMGAWATERLIDAIEGKADLAVLAAKPTILECPLVTRESITNPQPGLS; from the coding sequence TTGACGAACAAAAGCATTGGCATCAAGGACGTAGCAGTTGCCGCCGGCGTGTCTGTCACCACTGTTTCCCACGTCCTGAATGACGTCGCTTACGCTCGCATCAGCGTGGAAACACGGGAAAAGGTCAAAGCCACGGCGGAACGTCTCGGCTACGGCCCAAACCGGCTGGCCCAGGCCCTGCGCACGCAACGGACCGGGATGCTGGGTCTCGTCAGTGAGGAAATCGCCACCACGCCACACGCAGGGCGGATTATCCTGGGTGCGGATGAGGCCGCCAGGGCGCGGGGCTACAACCTGATGATCATCAACACCTCAGGTGCAGCAAGTGACGAGTCCAGGCAGGCCGATGTCGAAGCCCTCCTGGAGCGGCGCGTGGATGGCATCCTGTACGCCACCATGTACCACCGCGAGGTCACCTTGCCGGAAAACCTGAGTTCGATTCCAGCGGTGCTCGTGGACTCCGAGAGCTTGGCCGGGAGCGTCGCTTCGGTAGTCCCCGATGAAGAGGGCGGGGCCAGGGTAGCCGTGCAAAGCCTGCTAGATGCCGGCCACCGCCGGATCGGTTTCCTGAACAACACCGACGACGTCCCGGCTACGCGTGACCGATTGCGTGGCTTCCGGAACGCCTTGGACGAAGCAGGGCTCGACGGCGCTGCCGCACCGGTGGAGTCCGAACTCTCGGAGGTGCTGGGCGGCTATGTTGCCGCCTTGCGGATGTTCAAGCGGAAGGACCGGCCCACGGGCTTGTTCTGCTACAACGACCGCATGGCCATGGGCGCCTACCGTGCAGCGGCTGAGTTGGGAATCAGCATTCCCAACGAACTGTCCGTGGTGGGTTTCGACGATCAGGAACTCATCGCGGCCAACCTCTACCCTGGCCTGACAACAGTGGCATTGCCCCACTACGAGATGGGCGCCTGGGCCACCGAACGGCTGATCGATGCCATCGAGGGCAAGGCAGACCTCGCCGTCCTGGCAGCGAAACCGACGATTCTGGAGTGTCCCCTCGTGACCCGGGAATCCATTACGAATCCCCAGCCAGGGCTGTCCTAG
- the hpt gene encoding hypoxanthine phosphoribosyltransferase: MDSNDVQADLKHVLYTKEQIQTRIAELAAQIDKDYEGRELLIVGVLKGAVMVMADLARALHSHVSMDWMAVSSYGSGTQSSGVVRILKDLDTDLMGKDVLIVEDIIDSGLTLSWLKSNLESRGTASVEICTAFRKPTAAKVEIDVKYVGYDIPNEFVVGYGLDYAEKYRNLDFVGTLAPHVYE; this comes from the coding sequence GTGGATTCAAACGACGTCCAGGCAGATCTCAAGCACGTTCTTTACACCAAAGAGCAAATCCAAACGCGCATCGCTGAACTGGCGGCGCAGATCGACAAGGACTACGAAGGCCGCGAACTGCTGATCGTCGGTGTCCTCAAGGGTGCCGTGATGGTCATGGCGGACCTGGCCCGTGCCTTGCACAGCCACGTCAGCATGGACTGGATGGCCGTTTCTTCCTACGGCTCCGGCACCCAGTCCTCGGGTGTTGTACGGATCCTCAAGGACCTCGATACCGACCTCATGGGCAAGGACGTGCTGATCGTGGAGGACATCATCGACTCCGGCCTGACACTGTCATGGCTCAAGTCCAACCTTGAATCCCGCGGTACGGCCAGCGTTGAGATCTGCACCGCTTTCCGTAAGCCGACCGCCGCCAAGGTGGAGATCGACGTCAAATACGTCGGCTACGACATCCCCAACGAATTCGTTGTGGGCTATGGCCTGGACTACGCCGAGAAGTACCGCAACCTGGACTTCGTGGGCACCCTGGCCCCGCACGTTTACGAGTAA
- a CDS encoding DUF3618 domain-containing protein: protein MTQNPDALRADIEQTRRRLSTNVDAVADKVTPSHIVNRRVDRIKTAVFGARDDVQDRAGHVAHQAQDAVSGVVSDIGDAPQVITRKAQGNPIAAGLIAFGAGLLVSALIPPSDKEREAAQAVKEAAQPLTEELGHAAQEMAEHLKEPAQDAVQNVKDSATEAAANVKDEGQAAAADVQDRAAMAKDNLGNQ from the coding sequence ATGACGCAGAATCCCGACGCCCTGCGCGCCGACATCGAACAAACTCGCAGGCGGCTCAGTACCAACGTTGACGCCGTAGCTGACAAGGTCACGCCCTCGCACATCGTCAACCGGAGAGTAGACAGGATCAAGACGGCCGTGTTTGGCGCCCGCGACGATGTTCAGGACAGGGCGGGCCATGTTGCCCATCAGGCCCAGGACGCTGTTTCCGGTGTGGTCTCGGACATTGGCGACGCACCGCAGGTGATCACACGAAAAGCCCAAGGCAACCCCATTGCTGCCGGCTTGATCGCCTTCGGCGCAGGCCTGCTGGTTTCGGCCCTCATCCCACCGTCGGACAAGGAACGCGAGGCTGCGCAGGCAGTCAAGGAAGCAGCCCAGCCACTGACCGAGGAACTGGGCCACGCCGCCCAGGAGATGGCCGAACACCTCAAGGAGCCGGCGCAGGACGCGGTCCAGAACGTCAAAGACAGCGCCACGGAAGCTGCTGCCAACGTCAAGGACGAGGGCCAGGCGGCTGCTGCAGATGTGCAGGACCGCGCCGCGATGGCCAAGGACAACCTCGGCAACCAGTAA
- a CDS encoding phage holin family protein, translating to MSSPADLPPTEAHLKAESVPLGELLSDLTRDVSTLMRQEVELAKVELKESATKAGKGAGMMAGAAWAGHLTVLFLSLALWWALGQLIGLGWSAVVVAVIWGIVAAVLASMGRKELNAIKGMPRTTETVKEIPPTFKPNTEETR from the coding sequence ATGAGTAGTCCTGCCGACCTTCCTCCCACCGAAGCCCATCTCAAAGCCGAATCCGTACCCCTCGGCGAGTTGCTGAGCGACCTGACACGCGACGTCTCCACGTTGATGCGGCAGGAAGTTGAGCTGGCCAAGGTAGAGCTCAAGGAATCGGCCACCAAGGCCGGAAAGGGCGCAGGGATGATGGCCGGAGCCGCTTGGGCCGGGCATCTGACCGTGCTGTTCCTTTCCCTGGCTCTTTGGTGGGCCTTGGGTCAGCTCATAGGCCTGGGATGGTCCGCCGTTGTTGTGGCGGTCATCTGGGGCATAGTCGCAGCGGTGCTGGCCTCGATGGGGCGAAAGGAATTGAACGCCATCAAGGGCATGCCGCGCACCACCGAGACAGTCAAGGAAATACCTCCAACCTTCAAACCGAATACTGAGGAGACACGATGA
- the tilS gene encoding tRNA lysidine(34) synthetase TilS, with translation MQNALAAAGYPQRVLVACSGGPDSLALAAVAGYFARRGHVDGHPLSVAGVVVDHQLQAGSADVASRTAAVLRELGLSPVEVRTVEVASTGFGPEAAARDARHAALEAAADDLGCDRILLGHTLDDQAEQVLLGLARGSGTRSLAGMRPVRGRLLRPFLGLRREETLEICEVEELQPWHDPSNSDSAFARSRTRVEVMPVLEEKLGPGVAESLARTAAILQHDADFLEDLANETYLSLVQRTDDGAWLPEDAVRGLPAALRFRVIAKAAADVGGQQPGYGRLQAAEALLRRKGSAGPVELPGHVSVYRLSLSDLEQERAGGSVASAAAGTGDSATGGPREAARCGKLVFRHQKSPQQ, from the coding sequence GTGCAGAACGCCCTGGCCGCTGCGGGATACCCGCAACGTGTGCTCGTAGCCTGCAGCGGAGGGCCGGATTCACTTGCGCTCGCCGCGGTGGCTGGATACTTCGCCCGGCGCGGCCATGTGGACGGGCATCCCCTTTCCGTGGCCGGCGTGGTTGTCGACCACCAGCTCCAGGCTGGCTCGGCAGACGTAGCTTCCCGAACGGCAGCTGTCTTGAGGGAACTGGGCCTCTCACCTGTGGAAGTGCGCACGGTTGAGGTTGCGTCCACCGGCTTCGGACCCGAAGCTGCGGCCCGCGATGCCCGGCACGCGGCACTCGAAGCCGCAGCAGATGATCTTGGTTGCGATCGAATCCTCCTCGGCCACACCTTGGATGACCAAGCCGAACAGGTGCTCCTTGGCCTGGCCCGTGGCTCGGGTACCCGTTCTTTGGCGGGCATGAGGCCGGTCCGGGGACGCCTGCTCCGGCCCTTCCTGGGCCTGCGGCGCGAAGAGACCCTGGAAATCTGCGAGGTCGAGGAACTGCAGCCGTGGCATGATCCGAGCAACAGTGACTCTGCCTTCGCGCGCTCGCGAACACGGGTGGAGGTCATGCCGGTCCTCGAAGAAAAACTGGGGCCCGGCGTTGCTGAATCCTTGGCGCGGACAGCCGCAATCCTGCAGCACGACGCCGATTTCCTGGAGGATCTTGCAAACGAGACGTATCTCTCGCTCGTGCAGCGAACCGACGACGGCGCGTGGCTGCCAGAGGATGCCGTACGCGGACTTCCCGCAGCGCTGAGGTTCCGGGTCATCGCGAAGGCGGCTGCCGACGTCGGGGGCCAACAACCCGGGTACGGACGGCTCCAAGCCGCGGAAGCGCTGCTTCGCCGCAAAGGTTCTGCCGGCCCTGTGGAACTTCCTGGCCACGTGAGTGTTTACCGCCTGTCCCTCAGTGATTTGGAGCAGGAACGGGCTGGTGGTTCCGTTGCCTCGGCTGCTGCCGGGACGGGTGATTCGGCCACCGGCGGTCCCCGGGAGGCCGCACGCTGTGGGAAGCTAGTATTCCGGCATCAGAAATCGCCCCAACAGTAG
- a CDS encoding inorganic diphosphatase, which translates to MKHDVTIEIPKGSRVKYEVDHETGRVRLDRVLFTSMQYPTHYGFFENTLGEDGDPLDALVLLQDFDLHPGVIVESRPIGVFNMTDDGGGDAKVLCVPVDARFDHIQEVSDVSEFLIKEIEHFFTRYKDLEPGKWVKAEGWGDRAAAEAELEASIKRFSAEGH; encoded by the coding sequence ATGAAGCACGACGTGACCATCGAGATCCCCAAGGGATCGCGCGTCAAGTACGAAGTTGACCACGAAACCGGCCGCGTCCGCCTGGACCGCGTCCTCTTCACCTCCATGCAGTACCCCACGCACTACGGTTTCTTCGAGAACACGCTGGGCGAAGACGGCGACCCCCTGGACGCACTGGTGCTCCTGCAGGACTTCGACCTCCACCCCGGCGTCATCGTTGAGTCCCGCCCCATCGGTGTTTTCAACATGACTGACGACGGCGGCGGAGACGCCAAGGTCCTCTGCGTCCCGGTGGATGCACGCTTCGACCACATCCAGGAAGTGAGCGACGTCAGCGAATTCCTGATCAAGGAAATCGAGCACTTCTTTACCCGTTACAAGGACCTGGAGCCCGGCAAGTGGGTCAAGGCTGAAGGCTGGGGCGACCGCGCCGCTGCCGAAGCCGAGCTGGAAGCCTCCATCAAGCGCTTCTCGGCCGAAGGCCACTAG
- the dacB gene encoding D-alanyl-D-alanine carboxypeptidase/D-alanyl-D-alanine-endopeptidase: MGVKNGGARKWVSTAWGRLKWPMLLTLVLLCLGAIVVAGMVPGLLTAPKPSPSAPSWQQEPDRLSEANGVLPLDPDAPVPVPAELSRLVNDALKPVGAGSITGIVMDASTGTVLFDRDANANRIPASNMKLLTAVAALKALRPESRFTTRVLAGSEPSTVVLTGGGDVLLGGGASDPEAVMGRAGLATLASDTAASLATAGVKGPVTVQVDDSLFSGAPLNPAWSLDDVAAGETAPLFSLALNSGRYSPTVTTGPRPQDSAVTTAQAFAEQLVAAGVQVSPGVERGKGVPAKVLAAAESATVGEQVDLMLETSDNFLAEALGRMTAIASGQEATYDGATSAVRQRLGELGIATDPKQLQLADVSGLALENQVSARQFAEVVRAITSGPDLSLRTALDGFPVAGLTGTLDDRYVDPSTAQGAGLVRAKTGTLNTVIALSGYVVDADGRLLVFSFIGNGLEPGAAGNKEAMDRSASVLASCGCR, from the coding sequence ATGGGCGTTAAAAACGGGGGTGCCCGGAAGTGGGTGTCCACGGCGTGGGGGCGCTTGAAGTGGCCGATGCTGTTGACGTTGGTCCTGCTCTGCCTGGGGGCGATCGTGGTGGCCGGCATGGTGCCGGGACTCCTCACCGCACCCAAGCCGTCACCCTCCGCGCCATCATGGCAGCAGGAGCCGGACCGGCTGTCCGAGGCCAATGGCGTGCTTCCTTTGGACCCCGATGCCCCCGTGCCCGTCCCGGCTGAGCTTTCGCGCCTTGTGAATGACGCCCTGAAACCCGTCGGCGCCGGCAGCATTACGGGCATTGTCATGGACGCCTCCACAGGCACGGTCCTGTTCGACCGCGATGCCAACGCCAACCGAATCCCGGCGTCGAACATGAAGCTTTTGACCGCCGTCGCTGCCTTGAAGGCGCTCCGTCCCGAATCACGCTTTACCACCCGTGTGCTGGCCGGTAGTGAACCCTCGACCGTTGTGCTGACGGGGGGAGGGGACGTGCTGCTCGGCGGAGGCGCCTCGGATCCAGAGGCCGTGATGGGCCGGGCGGGACTTGCAACCCTGGCCTCCGATACTGCCGCTTCCTTGGCTACCGCCGGGGTCAAAGGGCCTGTGACCGTGCAGGTTGATGATTCGCTGTTCAGCGGCGCGCCCCTCAATCCTGCGTGGAGCCTGGACGACGTCGCGGCTGGCGAAACCGCCCCCTTGTTTTCCCTCGCCCTGAACTCCGGGCGCTACTCACCAACAGTCACCACCGGGCCGCGCCCCCAGGATTCGGCCGTCACCACCGCCCAGGCTTTCGCCGAACAATTGGTGGCTGCCGGCGTCCAGGTGAGTCCCGGCGTCGAACGTGGCAAGGGCGTCCCGGCCAAAGTGTTGGCTGCAGCTGAGTCCGCCACTGTGGGCGAGCAGGTGGACCTCATGCTGGAGACCTCGGACAACTTCCTGGCAGAGGCGCTTGGGCGGATGACCGCCATTGCGTCCGGACAGGAAGCAACGTACGACGGCGCCACTTCAGCCGTGCGCCAACGGCTGGGGGAGTTGGGAATCGCCACTGATCCCAAGCAGTTGCAGTTGGCCGATGTTTCCGGCCTTGCCTTGGAGAACCAGGTGTCTGCCCGCCAGTTTGCCGAGGTAGTCCGGGCCATTACCAGCGGACCGGACCTGAGCCTTCGGACCGCCCTGGACGGATTCCCGGTCGCGGGCCTGACGGGCACCCTGGATGACAGGTACGTGGATCCGAGCACAGCCCAGGGTGCGGGCCTTGTCCGCGCCAAAACGGGGACGCTGAACACTGTCATCGCGCTGAGCGGGTACGTGGTGGACGCTGATGGGCGCCTTTTGGTGTTCTCGTTCATCGGCAATGGGCTGGAACCGGGTGCGGCTGGAAACAAGGAGGCGATGGACCGTTCGGCATCGGTGCTCGCCTCGTGCGGCTGCCGCTAA
- a CDS encoding RDD family protein, with product MSNSKSQTATGLVDALNGRPVRRHPGTGAYFVKASGGAHFWGRVLDAIVFLAGYGILAAIVAVARNAMMNSGSLLAFNDGFWLTLYVVLWFVGLFVYGMIWGTAGSVGDAAAGMRSVRIKDGTTAGAWLGGWRAICWSFFPFFVVMLILAAFSGSSDDTWDPKFAALDRRSGVAEGRQPVPDPKVGAAERASSTEKF from the coding sequence ATGAGCAATTCGAAGTCCCAGACCGCTACTGGCTTGGTTGATGCCCTCAACGGCCGCCCTGTACGCCGCCATCCCGGGACCGGCGCCTACTTCGTGAAAGCATCCGGAGGGGCCCACTTCTGGGGTCGCGTCCTTGACGCGATCGTGTTCCTTGCAGGCTATGGCATCCTGGCTGCAATAGTGGCAGTTGCACGCAATGCCATGATGAACAGTGGCTCACTTCTGGCCTTCAACGACGGCTTCTGGTTGACGCTCTACGTTGTTCTCTGGTTCGTTGGTTTGTTCGTTTACGGCATGATCTGGGGTACTGCGGGCAGCGTCGGCGATGCTGCCGCGGGCATGCGCTCGGTACGTATCAAGGACGGCACGACGGCGGGTGCCTGGTTGGGCGGGTGGCGCGCTATCTGCTGGTCCTTCTTTCCGTTCTTCGTGGTGATGCTGATTCTTGCGGCGTTCAGCGGGAGCTCGGACGATACGTGGGATCCGAAGTTTGCTGCTCTTGATCGCCGATCCGGCGTGGCGGAGGGCCGGCAGCCGGTCCCGGACCCCAAAGTAGGGGCCGCAGAGCGGGCATCCTCGACAGAAAAATTTTAA
- a CDS encoding zinc-dependent metalloprotease, producing MVSSARDSSAGAPSLINWDLAASTAARLTPPGPALSAGEIGKAVENLRFNADISVPHVHDITGLEAARDLRDSHVLVVDRASWSKANTQSFSVMLQPVLAKMLESRNSLSLTPAAAAASGAITGSQLGAILAFLSSKVLGQYDPFAALAPEAHVPSGGRLLLVAPNIISVERELNVHPDDFRLWVCLHEQTHRVQFAAAPWLRDHMLGEIEKLSGHLLGNMDSLVERAAAVAKSLKDRAASGNVPSRGAILDLLQDPEEKASLSHITAVMSLLEGHANVVMDAVDSSIVPSVKTIRQRFNDRGKDRGIIEKFIRNLLGLDAKMRQYTDGAKFVREVVEVGGMEGFNRVWNSAENLPTEEEIHNSRMWLERMGL from the coding sequence ATGGTGTCATCTGCCCGAGATTCGTCAGCAGGGGCCCCGTCCCTGATCAATTGGGACCTGGCCGCCTCGACGGCTGCCCGGCTTACCCCGCCCGGCCCGGCACTGAGCGCTGGGGAAATCGGCAAGGCGGTGGAGAACCTGCGCTTCAATGCCGATATCTCCGTGCCACATGTCCATGACATCACGGGGCTTGAAGCGGCCCGGGACCTGCGGGATTCGCACGTTCTCGTTGTGGACCGCGCCTCATGGTCCAAGGCCAACACCCAGAGCTTCTCCGTCATGCTCCAGCCTGTTCTGGCGAAAATGCTGGAGTCCCGCAACAGCCTGTCCCTGACACCCGCTGCCGCTGCGGCCAGCGGCGCCATCACCGGTAGCCAACTCGGCGCCATCCTTGCTTTCCTGTCCAGTAAAGTCCTGGGCCAATATGATCCGTTCGCGGCCTTGGCCCCCGAAGCCCACGTCCCTTCGGGCGGGCGGCTACTCCTTGTTGCGCCCAACATCATCTCCGTTGAACGCGAACTCAACGTGCACCCGGACGACTTCAGGCTCTGGGTATGCCTTCACGAGCAAACGCACCGGGTCCAGTTCGCGGCAGCACCGTGGCTGCGGGACCACATGCTCGGCGAAATCGAAAAGCTCAGCGGTCACCTTCTGGGCAACATGGATTCCCTGGTTGAGCGGGCAGCCGCCGTAGCCAAGTCCCTGAAGGACCGCGCTGCATCCGGGAACGTGCCAAGCCGGGGCGCAATTCTGGACCTGCTGCAGGATCCAGAGGAGAAGGCTTCCCTGTCCCACATCACTGCCGTCATGAGCCTCCTCGAAGGCCATGCCAACGTGGTGATGGATGCCGTGGACTCCAGCATCGTCCCGTCCGTTAAGACGATTCGCCAGCGCTTCAATGATCGCGGCAAGGACCGAGGCATCATCGAGAAGTTCATCCGGAACCTCCTCGGTCTCGACGCCAAGATGCGCCAGTACACAGACGGCGCAAAGTTCGTGCGCGAAGTTGTTGAGGTGGGCGGCATGGAAGGCTTCAACCGGGTGTGGAACTCGGCCGAAAACCTCCCCACCGAGGAAGAGATCCACAATTCCAGGATGTGGCTCGAGCGGATGGGGCTTTGA
- a CDS encoding FUSC family protein: protein MSHKPTRRRLIPALRKTVTRHRLLFAAKTAAAAGVAWYLAPFMPGPAASYPYYAPLGALVSMHPTVADSARHGLQSLMGLALGIGMAFAVTTVAAPTALAVAVVVGLGVIIGGLPRLGTASEWVPMAALFVLVLGDSNAEGFSFAYVLQMAMGVAVGFAVNWLVFPPLHLEGIDPALAGHQRALSQQLKDMARAMEESWPPNHEAWASRSGELSATAAAVRTAVHEAELSAKANPRSRRRAGRLPSDLAGLRIVERLTFHVQDITDVLASVIWEEDAGTVIPDSVLTNLSEALEAVSRVIDQWRGGDAGELKSHLAKAKESVSALGDAVTEAAAGQASVNAAASVAMSLRRIITVVSPAD, encoded by the coding sequence ATGAGCCACAAGCCCACCAGGCGGCGGCTGATTCCCGCGCTCCGAAAAACTGTGACCCGTCACCGACTCCTGTTTGCGGCCAAAACTGCTGCGGCGGCAGGCGTCGCTTGGTATCTCGCACCCTTCATGCCGGGTCCTGCTGCCTCCTACCCCTACTACGCACCGCTCGGCGCCCTCGTGAGCATGCATCCCACGGTGGCAGACTCCGCCAGGCATGGCCTGCAGAGCCTCATGGGCTTGGCCTTGGGTATAGGCATGGCTTTTGCGGTGACCACGGTGGCAGCGCCCACTGCGTTGGCCGTTGCCGTGGTGGTGGGACTGGGCGTGATCATCGGCGGCCTCCCCCGGCTGGGCACCGCCTCCGAATGGGTTCCCATGGCTGCTTTATTCGTACTCGTCCTCGGGGATTCCAATGCGGAGGGCTTCTCCTTTGCCTACGTCCTGCAGATGGCCATGGGCGTTGCCGTTGGCTTCGCCGTGAACTGGCTGGTGTTTCCGCCGCTGCATCTTGAGGGAATCGATCCCGCCCTGGCCGGACATCAACGGGCTTTGTCCCAACAGTTGAAGGACATGGCGCGCGCGATGGAGGAATCCTGGCCGCCCAACCACGAAGCCTGGGCGAGCCGCAGCGGCGAACTCTCAGCAACGGCCGCAGCCGTGCGTACTGCCGTTCATGAAGCGGAACTGAGCGCAAAAGCGAACCCCAGGTCCCGGCGTCGTGCTGGCCGGCTACCAAGTGATTTGGCTGGTTTGCGGATAGTGGAACGGCTGACCTTCCATGTCCAGGACATCACCGACGTCCTGGCCAGCGTGATCTGGGAGGAGGACGCGGGAACCGTCATCCCGGACAGCGTCCTGACCAACCTGTCCGAGGCGCTGGAGGCCGTATCCCGCGTGATTGATCAGTGGCGGGGCGGGGATGCCGGGGAATTGAAGAGCCACCTGGCAAAGGCGAAGGAGAGCGTATCCGCGCTCGGGGATGCAGTCACGGAAGCTGCAGCTGGCCAGGCTTCGGTGAACGCGGCGGCGTCAGTGGCCATGAGTTTGCGCAGGATCATCACGGTGGTATCGCCTGCCGACTAG
- a CDS encoding NAD-dependent epimerase/dehydratase family protein, with protein sequence MRIVITGATGNAGTALLKRLQAARSEEGADLDLVGIARREPDKNAAPYNAMEWHTLDVGDYKDREALENAFTGADAVVHLAWQIQPNHNRELLRRTNVAGTAHVLGAARQAAVKHVVCASSVGAYSPAPKDQRTKENWPAGGIRRSHYSVDKAAQERLLDGFAKENPDIVVARLRPALIFSAEAGSEVGRYFLGSVLPRLIPRKPWLPILPIPNELIFQAVHADDVADAYWRVLERQAEGAFNIAAEPVLDPNALAWILNARRQLPLPLPVLRAVVEVSWRLRLQVTDGGWVDMAAGAPIMDTSRAHSLLGWMPHRSSLEALTEVLEGLGAGKGRKASPPLTPR encoded by the coding sequence ATGCGCATAGTCATCACGGGAGCCACGGGCAACGCAGGTACGGCATTGCTGAAGCGGTTGCAGGCTGCGCGTTCGGAAGAGGGCGCGGATCTTGACCTCGTCGGGATAGCGCGACGCGAACCTGACAAGAATGCGGCCCCTTACAACGCAATGGAGTGGCACACGCTTGACGTCGGCGACTATAAGGACCGGGAAGCACTGGAGAACGCGTTCACAGGTGCCGACGCCGTGGTCCATTTGGCCTGGCAGATCCAGCCAAACCACAATCGCGAACTTCTGCGCCGGACCAACGTGGCGGGAACGGCGCACGTACTTGGCGCCGCCCGCCAGGCCGCCGTGAAGCACGTCGTCTGTGCCTCGTCCGTTGGTGCCTATTCACCAGCCCCCAAGGATCAACGGACCAAGGAAAACTGGCCGGCAGGCGGTATCAGGCGATCCCATTACAGCGTGGACAAGGCAGCGCAAGAGCGGCTTCTGGATGGCTTTGCCAAGGAAAATCCGGACATCGTAGTGGCTCGGCTCCGCCCGGCACTGATCTTCAGCGCTGAGGCGGGCAGTGAAGTGGGCCGCTACTTCCTGGGGAGCGTTCTCCCACGGCTCATTCCCCGCAAGCCATGGTTGCCCATTCTCCCCATTCCCAATGAGCTGATATTTCAGGCCGTTCACGCCGACGATGTCGCCGATGCCTACTGGCGTGTGCTGGAACGTCAGGCAGAAGGCGCATTCAACATCGCCGCGGAGCCCGTGCTGGATCCCAACGCCCTCGCCTGGATCCTCAACGCCCGACGGCAGTTGCCCCTACCGCTCCCGGTGCTGCGCGCCGTCGTCGAGGTCAGTTGGCGATTGCGCTTGCAGGTAACCGACGGCGGCTGGGTGGACATGGCGGCGGGCGCACCCATCATGGACACAAGCCGTGCGCATAGTCTGCTTGGGTGGATGCCGCACCGCTCATCATTGGAGGCGCTGACGGAAGTGCTGGAGGGTCTCGGTGCCGGCAAGGGGCGGAAGGCCTCGCCACCGTTGACGCCACGCTGA